One genomic region from Anguilla rostrata isolate EN2019 chromosome 2, ASM1855537v3, whole genome shotgun sequence encodes:
- the LOC135248355 gene encoding retinoic acid-induced protein 1-like, with protein MQSFRERSGFRGNQHCHQQEPYELSRLENYRHHHSQNRQGYEAHSLTVAATAAAAAAAAGAGAKDCYSKQVYPGYASNSATAEKQYNGGKITSQHLQGGYSSHLNTAYSTQYINEGHLQQKWEDSSHMSQYEQSVLGRLESTGGAGGRSQFLPQNMLAISQNQCTHASQPSTPVYTSHHQQKLPQDTTTSAMTYTQGHLHFPQHTQSLATPTPSYVEKCNAAPHCYKGYPMPPNSQYSRQPGNNNNSLKQSSYRSQNSYAYQQPPSRSGYEQQPPLQGIPSTQDSFSKYQHFSQPQQGYCLSDISVRSPEQYYQTCSPNASHSPARSVGRSPSYNPTSSPLMVHSETFLYSQPPITSGASSSSSLQEQGLHLPPQSHPSSSINHQTTSYAGSLMDKFSEKLLSNPSLWSLNALTSQVENISNNVQQLLLSEALIANKKGSKRNNPKQGEDYKGQLHTLEDSSCSDSQHSAPVSETFSTPSTIHTGLQEGRCPNSSEDQQERSYYYCGQNPSPAQATTNPQFTLNVVPSCVMTSPNDMSCNSEASHRTAQTGGDNLNTILKELRSEKSPISIAVPDSLNQEQNSPADRESLGDTIKENFEESAWSEKLEEKERKEEKEQLLTECEKQADVIACKQEEEWAGEEKCLSVLHKISDALSVNNYPNDKDEKVYQDLVQNYSPADGDISERLCNSSDISCRRDADSDVQPETYKSEFLPDSDATGKRARFVWGDEYLTMKENNSEFPHVNSRSELFEESLSTTPKERLQAHEEQHSVLSSQAAEVSKEESLSSSEEVINNITWSLESGEFLSPEPEQGKSPSPANVDVEVQDTDFTGSEKRSVICDITPQTNSVKAVFSVFNEEATPLSQAREHIDQCDAVVLEPESPQLPGKSMMHSAPSWADTPPSPKKGDEEIDPGISCPIAVTPSTKSEPMATSANHRVFNRRHVRGRRRQPGVLMHTSVRIRRLSSVEGDCVPAAPQEIDLPPSKTMVFVEQARAAHKDLSSQTPTHLTENFPSRMCTRSLTAMATPKTCVRLKRQRGQKPSNVGFVKDSQGDPKGLISKIKWRKQRGPKPMIIGHRKGRRGLSENRQQDENQETTLCLSPCVKAQRPMVLRSRKHTQENPLKEKAKERKTMCILPKALKEMKGQRTAFLKEQDCVSSKQNLASVHRKGVYRTLLSKSDKSVSSIKRKSSCHSPLPVKKQRGVKGNKPEMMQPPLKTKLMGVKGPKKNLMQGENCNIPLSGFLAKDPSPANISDVPCMLPQYPAKTKYLPPRKGRGLKYEAMVQKITSPGSKKHITYPQVENVQGNLVTRTTLQSLERAKTVEAGEVKPEQQEITQKLEETQDSTVVKASVIKWRKQLSTENGNPPELVSGAGSQVINTPRLAKQRAIKNNHEMHLKQRRKKRKGLTSLESTDTAEQQTPTPFPAGEKMPPTQTPAHTSVSKKPRYPMAPTRNTQAKALAKQGIKNKTIIPKTGPNRRNKKYLHNVKPTQNGWRLKTRHRLQTNPEVEGQQPEICLKYIMYKPQKNENKLFSPYVYIDSSEEFASFCAVINRPEEELLLQAKKKRFPKIQNPVIVAKVIPNSSVMLQGPLVNKHLIDKCLTCCLCGKPANYRELGDLCGPYYPEDSIPRKAMSFKYKLESRDEVVTVNCSAGEACTPKRGGVKSLSGGSSATGRPGRPKKADKASGESTTIRPKFLERYKKLQQSQSYERRIREEGAAHSRLQDGSGAVFRKLELEVEAKENWVHEACAVWTSSVFLVAGKLYGLQEAVNAAAEMRCSKCQDVGASVSCCSKGCHQKFHYVCAKETGCLLLEESLSLKCTKHKAL; from the exons ATGCAGTCTTTCAGAGAAAGGAGTGGTTTCCGTGGTAACCAGCACTGCCACCAGCAGGAGCCCTATGAATTATCACGCCTTGAGAATTACAGACATCATCacagccagaacagacagggcTATGAGGCGCACTCTCTCACAGtggcagcaacagcagcagcagcagcagcagcagcaggggcgGGAGCTAAGGATTGTTACAGCAAGCAAGTCTACCCTGGCTATGCCAGCAACTCTGCCACGGCTGAGAAACAGTACAATGGAGGAAAAATCACAAGCCAGCACTTACAGGGTGGATACAGCAGCCATCTTAACACTGCCTACTCTACCCAGTACATAAATGAAGGTCATCTGCAGCAGAAATGGGAGGATTCTTCTCACATGTCCCAATATGAACAGAGTGTGCTTGGCAGGCTGGAATCAACAGGTGGGGCAGGGGGTAGATCTCAGTTTCTACCACAGAATATGCTAGCCATTTCACAAAACCAGTGCACCCATGCCAGTCAGCCTTCCACTCCAGTGTACACCAGCCATCACCAACAGAAACTCCCACAAGATACAACCACATCTGCTATGACCTACACCCAAGGGCACCTCCATTTCCCCCAACATACTCAGTCTCTCGCAACCCCTACGCCTTCTTATGTAGAAAAATGCAATGCCGCACCCCATTGTTACAAAGGCTATCCCATGCCCCCAAATTCCCAGTATAGCAGGCAGCcaggaaacaacaacaacagcctcAAGCAGAGTAGCTACAGGTCTCAGAACAGCTATGCCTACCAGCAGCCTCCCTCCAGGAGTGGATATGAACAACAACCCCCTCTGCAGGGGATTCCCAGCACACAGGACAGCTTCTCAAAATACCAACATTTTAGCCAGCCACAACAGGGCTACTGCCTATCAGACATCTCTGTGAGGTCCCCAGAGCAGTACTACCAGACCTGCAGTCCCAATGCTAGCCACTCACCTGCCAGGTCGGTGGGCAGGTCACCCTCTTACAACCCCACTTCTTCCCCCTTAATGGTCCATTCTGAGACGTTCCTGTACAGCCAGCCTCCCATCACCTCAGGGGCCTCATCATCCTCCAGTCTACAAGAGCAAGGCTTACATTTACCACCGCAGTCTCACCCATCCTCCAGCATCAATCATCAGACAACCAGCTATGCAGGGTCACTAATGGATAAGTTCTCAGAGAAGCTATTGTCCAATCCCAGCTTGTGGAGTCTCAATGCCCTAACATCTCAGGTGGAAAACATTTCCAACAAtgtccagcagctgctgctctctgaaGCACTCATAGCTAACAAGAAGGGCAGCAAACGTAACAATCCTAAACAAGGGGAGGACTATAAGGGCCAGCTTCACACGCTTGAGGACAGCTCGTGTTCAGACTCCCAGCATTCTGCCCCTGTGTCCGAAACTTTCAGCACTCCCTCGACCATCCACACTGGGCTACAAGAGGGGAGATGCCCCAACAGCTCTGAAGACCAACAGGAGAGGAGCTACTACTACTGTGGGCAAAACCCAAGCCCAGCACAGGCCACCACAAACCCCCAGTTTACTCTGAATGTGGTCCCGTCCTGTGTAATGACCTCGCCCAATGACATGTCCTGTAATTCAGAGGCCTCACACAGGACTGCACAAACTGGGGGTGACAACTTGAACACCATATTGAAGGAATTAAGATCAGAGAAGTCTCCCATCAGCATTGCTGTTCCGGACTCTCTAAACCAAGAGCAGAACTCTCCAGCAGACAGGGAGAGCCTGGGGGACACAATCAAGGAGAACTTTGAGGAGTCAGCCTGGTCAGAGAAGttagaggagaaggagaggaaggaggagaaagaaCAGCTCCTCACAGAATGTGAGAAGCAGGCTGATGTCATTGCATGCAAGCAGGAGGAGGAATGGGCGGGGGAAGAgaagtgtctgtctgttttacaTAAGATAAGCGATGCCCTGAGTGTCAACAATTACCCCAATGACAAGGATGAAAAAGTGTATCAGGATTTGGTACAGAATTATAGTCCAGCCGATGGGGATATTTCTGAACGGCTTTGCAATTCGTCTGATATCAGTTGCAGGAGAGACGCGGACTCTGATGTACAACCTGAAACTTACAAATCTGAGTTTCTTCCTGATTCGGATGCTACAGGGAAAAGAGCACGATTTGTTTGGGGGGATGAATATTTAACCATGAAAGAGAACAACTCGGAGTTTCCACATGTGAACTCTAGGAGTGAGCTTTTTGAAGAGAGTCTTTCAACTACTCCGAAAGAGAGGCTTCAGGCACATGAAGAGCAGCACTCTGTCCTTTCCAGTCAGGCTGCTGAAGTGAGTAAGGAGGAGAGTTTGTCATCTTCTGAGGAGGTCATTAATAATATAACATGGTCACTGGAATCTGGAGAATTTCTCAGCCCAGAACCAGAGCAGGGAAAGTCTCCATCCCCAGCTAATGTGGATGTGGAGGTGCAAGACACAGATTTCACAGGCTCAGAAAAGAGGTCAGTCATTTGCGACATTACACCTCAGACTAATTCTGTGAAGGCAGTCTTCTCAGTGTTTAATGAGGAAGCAACACCTCTGTCCCAAGCAAGGGAGCACATTGATCAGTGCGATGCTGTGGTGCTGGAGCCAGAATCTCCTCAGCTACCAGGCAAGTCAATGATGCACTCAGCACCTTCCTGGGCTGATACTCCACCTTCCCCAAAAAAAGGTGATGAAGAAATTGATCCTGGAATAAGCTGCCCTATTGCAGTGACACCTTCAACTAAATCTGAGCCAATGGCAACCTCTGCAAACCATAGGGTGTTCAACAGAAGACATGTGAGGGGCAGGAGACGCCAGCCTGGAGTGCTAATGCACACAAGTGTTCGAATCAGAAGACTCTCCAGTGTGGAAGGGGACTGTGTTCCAGCAGCTCCTCAGGAAATTGATTTGCCACCCAGTAAAACCATGGTTTTTGTAGAACAAGCAAGGGCAGCTCACAAAGACCTTTCTAGTCAGACACCTacacatttaacagaaaacttCCCGTCAAGGATGTGTACTCGCTCTTTGACTGCAATGGCTACTCCTAAAACTTGTGTCCGTTTGAAAAGGCAACGAGGGCAGAAACCCTCCAATGTGGGTTTTGTCAAAGACTCTCAAGGTGATCCCAAGGGCTTAATATCTAAAATCAAATGGAGGAAGCAGCGAGGCCCAAAACCTATGATCATAGGTCACAGGAAGGGCAGGAGAGGCCTGAGTGAAAACAGACAGCAAGATGAAAACCAGGAAACCACCTTGTGCTTATCTCCCTGCGTCAAAGCTCAAAGGCCCATGGTCCTGAGATCGAGAAAACATACACAGGAGAACCCACTGAAAGAAAAAGCGAAGGAGAGAAAGACTATGTGCATTCTACCCAAGGCATTGAAGGAAATGAAGGGACAAAGGACAGCATTTCTAAAAGAACAGGACTGTGTGAGTTCCAAACAAAACCTTGCTTCTGTCCATCGGAAGGGCGTGTACAGAACACTGCTTAGCAAATCAGACAAAAGTGTGTCCTCCATTAAGAGGAAATCCAGCTGCCATTCCCCATTACCCGtgaaaaaacagagaggggtCAAAGGAAACAAACCAGAAATGATGCAGCCCCCTTTAAAAACTAAGCTGATGGGAGTCAAAGGTCCCAAGAAGAATCTAATGCAAGGAGAGAATTGTAATATACCTTTGAGTGGTTTCCTTGCCAAAGATCCCTCCCCTGCTAATATAAGTGACGTTCCTTGTATGCTGCCTCAGTATCCAGCAAAAACAAAGTATCTGCCCCCTAGAAAAGGCCGAGGCCTAAAATATGAAGCAATGGTTCAAAAAATTACATCACCAGGGTCAAAAAAGCACATTACATATCCTCAAGTTGAAAATGTACAAGGTAATTTGGTGACAAGAACCACATTACAAAGTTTGGAACGAGCAAAAACGGTAGAGGCAGGAGAGGTGAAGCCAGAGCAGCAGGAAATCACTCAGAAATTGGAGGAAACACAAGACTCCACAGTTGTCAAAGCTTCAGTTATAAAATGGAGAAAACAGCTGTCCACAGAGAATGGAAATCCACCCGAGTTAGTGTCAGGAGCGGGTAGTCAAGTCATTAATACTCCACGACTAGCTAAACAAAGAGCAATCAAGAACaaccatgaaatgcatttaaagcagaggaggaaaaagaggAAGGGTCTAACATCCTTAGAGAGCACTGACACTGCAGAGCAGCAGACACCAACCCCATTTCCAGCAGGGGAGAAGATGCCCCCCACACAGACCCCTGCACACACAAGTGTGAGTAAAAAGCCAAGATATCCAATGGCCCCAACAAGAAATACCCAGGCTAAAGCCCTGGCAAAACAAggcatcaaaaacaaaacaataatccCAAAAACAGGGCCCaacaggagaaataaaaaatatttacacaatgtTAAGCCTACACAAAATGGGTGGAGACTTAAGACTCGACACAGACTGCAAACCAATCCAGAGGTAGAGGGGCAGCAGCCAGAGATTTgcttaaaatatataatgtacaaaccacaaaaaaatgaaaataaactctTCAGTCCATATGTGTACATTGATAGTTCAGAAGAATTTGCTTCTTTTTGTGCTGTCATCAATAGGCCTGAGGAAGAGCTGCTTCTCCAAGCCAAGAAAAAGAGATTTCCCAAAATACAGAACCCAGTCATTGTTGCTAAGGTGATACCAAACTCCTCTGTAATGCTGCAGGGACCCTTAGTGAACAAACACCTGATTGACAAGTGTCTTACTTGTTGCCTGTGTGGAAAACCAGCCAATTACAGAGAGCTTGGGGACCTGTGTGGACCATATTACCCTGAGGACAGCATACCACGGAAGGCTATGTCTTTTAAGTACAAACTGGAGTCTAGGGATGAGGTAGTAACAGTGAACTGCAGTGCGGGGGAGGCCTGCACACCGAAGAGGGGGGGTGTAAAGAGCCTTAGCGGGGGGAGCAGTGCCACTGGCCGCCCTGGGCGGCCCAAGAAAGCGGACAAGGCATCAGGGGAGAGTACCACAAttcgacccaaatttctggagcgGTACAAAAAGCTGCAGCAGTCACAGAGCTATGAAAGGAGAatcagggaggagggggcagctCATTCAAGGTTGCAGGATGGCAGCGGGGCTGTTTTTCGGAAGCTAGAACTAGAAGTGGAGGCTAAGGAGAACTGGGTTCACGAAGCTTGTGCTGTTTGGACCAGCAGCGTTTTCCTGGTTGCTGGCAAGCTGTATGGACTGCAGGAAGCCGTGAATGCTGCTGCTGAGATG AGGTGTTCAAAGTGCCAGGATGTGGGTGCATCAGTCAGCTGCTGCAGCAAAGGCTGTCACCAGAAATTCCACTATGTCTGTGCCAAAGAGACTG GTTGTTTGTTGCTAGAAGAAAGCTTATCATTGAAATGTACAAAACATAAG GCTTTGTAA